GATCTGTCCAGTTTAGAAGCAGTACAATGGCAAGGTTTAGTTTTAGATGAAGCTCAAAATATTAAAAACTCTACGGCTAAACAATCCCAAGCAGTGCGAAAAATACCCGCAGGATTTCGGATTGCCTTAACGGGAACTCCCGTAGAAAATCGCCTGACAGAATTATGGTCAATTTTGGATTTTCTCAATCCCAATTTTTTAGGAACTCAAGCCTTTTTTCAGCGTCGTTTTGCCCTTCCCATTGAAAAATACGGCGATCAAGAATCCCTGCATAATTTGCGTTCCCTTGTCCGTCCCTTTATTTTACGGAGATTAAAAACCGATAAAAATATTATTGAAGATTTACCAGAAAAACAGGAAATGAATATTTTTTGTGGTTTATCGAAAGAACAGGGACAACTTTATCAACAATTAGTCGAGACAACCCTCCAGAAAATTGAAGAAACTCAAGGAATTCAGAAACATGGATTAATTTTAACCTTGCTAATGCAACTAAAACAAATTTGTAATCATCCCGCCCATTTTTTGAAAGAAAATAGTTTAGAAACCAGTCAAAGATCGGGAAAATTATTACGTTTAGAAGCCATGGTAGAGGAAGTGATAGCAGAAGGCGATCGAGCTTTAATTTTTACACAATTTGCCGAGTGGGGAAAACTCCTACAAACCCATCTCCAGAAAAAATTAGCCGAGGAAATATTATTTCTCTCCGGTTCTACTAAAGCAAAAGATCGGGTAGAAATGATCGAGCGCTTTCAAAATGATCCCCAAGGACCAAAGATTTTTATTCTCTCCCTCAAAGCGGGGGGAACAGGATTAAATTTAACCCGCGCTAATCACGTTTTTCATATCGATCGTTGGTGGAATCCTGCCGTAGAAAATCAGGCCACTGATCGCGCTTTCCGCATCGGACAAAAACGCAATGTTCAGGTACATAAATTCATCTGTACGGGAACTCTAGAGGAACGCATTAATGAGATGATCGAAAGCAAGAAACAATTAGCGGAACAAACCGTAGATGCTGGGGAAAATTGGTTAACAGAATTAGATACCGATCGCCTGCGAGATTTATTATTATTAGATCGATCGGCAATTATTGATGAAGAAGAAACCGATTAGAAGCGAACCACCTGATAAACCGTAGAACCATTCTCAAACAGGGGCCGATAGTAAATACCGCTGCAATTGTAATAAAGTGTATTGTCAGCCGTGATTGTGGTACAGCCGTCGGGAAGATAGGTGACAATCGCACCGATTGGAGGGGCCACCACCGTGTAGGAACTACCGCTAGGCTGAAGATAGATGCCGTCCGAGTAAATGTAGGAAGTGGAACCCACATAGACGGTATTGTAGTAGGGGGGGAGAGTAGCGAGCGCTGAACCGATGACTAAGCCAGTGGTTAACCCCACCCAACCCCAACCCGGGGGGACATAATAACCGCCACCGTACCAACCGCCACCACGCCAGTAACCGTTGCGATTATCGTCAATAAAGTTCTGACGGTTCTGTTGGCGATCACCAACCTGCTGCTGCCGTTCACCCTGTCTTTCGCTGCGTTCCCCTTGACGGATATCGGTTCTTTCGCTGCGTTCCCCCTGCCGGTTTTGTTGACTGGTTTGCCGTTCACCCTGTCTTTCCGTGCGTTCCCCTTGACGGGTTTGTTGACTGGTTTGCCGTTCACCCTGTCTTTCCGTGCGTTCCCCTTGACGGGTTTGTTGACTGGTTTGCCGTTCCCCCTGTCTTCCAGAAAAATCTCTAGAGGGTTGGGAACGATTACTAAAATTGCCTCGGTTTTGCAGATCACTACTGCGGCTAACCCGTGGGGAAGCTCCACCACCGCCACGACTACCACCGCCACCGCCACGACTACCGCCACCACCGCCACCGCGAGCGTCCACATAATCCGTTACCAGTAAACTTGTACCCAAGAGGAGGGCGGCAAGAACACATAAGTTTTGACATAAAGCTCTTTTCATAGCCCGGACTCCTTGATTTTTTTATTCGCCTTGGCTGCTTATCTTCCCAGATTATTTTCTTTGACATACTCCCACCGTCAAGCTACGCTGTGACGGGGGATTCTTGACCTATCACTATCGGAAATTCCTTGTTCAACGAGACAGCTTAGATTCTCAATGTCTCCATTAAGAATCCAGAGACCGGACTCTCCCAAGGCGTTTGGGTCGGTTTCTGTTTGCCCAACAGTACCGTTGACACTTCGACTTCGCTCAGTGTCAATGCCGAGCGAAGTCGAGGCATTGAGATGATTTCCCAAATATTTCAACCCTTTTTTAAGAATGTTGATGGCTGCATTATGATCCCTATCCAAGACTGTTTTACAATTGGGGCATTGATGAGTTCTAGTGCTTAAGGTTTTTTGAACTCTCGTACCACAAACTGAACAATCTTGGCTAGTAAAATGGGGAGGAACAGCAACACAAACAATCTGATAAATCTTGGCAAAATAATTCAACCATTCGGTGAATTGATACCAAGAAGCATCAGAAATCGACTTGGCAAGCTTACGGTTTTTGACTAAGTTTCTTACCTTTAAAGCTTCATAGACTACCAAATCATTAGACTGGACTAACGCCAAAGCGTCTTTAATTGCTTTGTCTTTACGTTGTCTTGATACTTTCAGGTGAAGCTTGGCTACTTTTATCCGTTGCTTGTGATAGTTGTTAGACTGTTTCTTTCCTTGACGAAACTTTTTGGATAATCTCCTTTGTGCTTTTTTCAGTCGTTTTTCTGACTTTCTTAAATAACGTGGATTCTCTACAGTATTGCCTTGAGCGTCGGTATAAAACTCTTTTAACCCTAAGTCAATTCCTGTTATTTGTCCCGTTGGTTTATGGTATTCTTGCCGTTCTACGTCAATCAGAAACTGGCAATAATAACCGTCAGCACGTCTAACAACTCTTACCCGTTTAATCTGTTGTTCTGAATAATAAACTAAGGTCTTTTGACTACACCATAAATCAAATTCTCCTGCTTTAAAGCCATCGGTAAATTTAATTTTACGTCGATCATCAGAGAGTTTGTAGCCTGTTAGTTTGTATTCAACAGAACGACTATGCTTTTTGAACCGAGGAAACCCCTTTTTCTCTGGTATATTAGCATGATAATTCTGGTAAAACCTAGTAATTGATTGCCAGGCTCTATCAGCAGCAGATTGACGTGCTTGAGAGTTTAATTTATTTACCCATGGTGTCTCTTTATTGTTAGCTAGTACCGAGCAAAGTTTTTGGAGATCATTGCGGGTTGTTCCTTGATTGTCCATCCAATAACGAACACAAGAGTTACGCACAAACTGAGAAGTTCTAATAGCTTCATCAAGTTTTTGGTATTGTTCTGGTGTCCCATTTTTTAACTTGGCTTCTACGACTAGCATTGATTAATTCTCGACCTTAGATAAATTAAGTATAACACAGTTTACCTACAAATGGTAGAATTAAAATTGTGCTTCGCGGTTGATATTCTGGTCGGATTTCATCCCCCGCTAATTTTAGTTAGTATCTTGTCGAAAAATCTAGCGGGGGCATTCATCCGACATTTTAGGTAAGCGTTCGACGGTTTCTGGTGCAAAAAAACGCTCTCCTGTTTCTAGACACACTCTGGCGGGAACATTTTCGATAAGTAGGTAGGCGTTAAAAATTATCAGACACCACCCTAATCAAGGGGGGACTAAGGGTAGGGTTGATTCATGAATCAACCCTACTATGAATCAACTCTAGGACTAAGGGGGGATCGAACCTAAAATCCATTTTTAATTTAATTATAACCAGCTACTTAATTTTGAGTAAAGAGCGAGAGGGATAGCTACAATGGATGTCTAAGGCTTTTGAGAATGTCCCGATCAGAACAGAATCGGCTTAATTCTTCTGAGAACATCCTGGAGCAACTGTTCTGGACACTTGCCGATAAGGCTCGCTTTTCTCGCTCGGAAGTCCAACGATCGCAGTTGCTCTACCATGATAACTCCTGTCACCGCC
This Microcystis wesenbergii NRERC-220 DNA region includes the following protein-coding sequences:
- a CDS encoding DUF6515 family protein; this translates as MKRALCQNLCVLAALLLGTSLLVTDYVDARGGGGGGSRGGGGGSRGGGGASPRVSRSSDLQNRGNFSNRSQPSRDFSGRQGERQTSQQTRQGERTERQGERQTSQQTRQGERTERQGERQTSQQNRQGERSERTDIRQGERSERQGERQQQVGDRQQNRQNFIDDNRNGYWRGGGWYGGGYYVPPGWGWVGLTTGLVIGSALATLPPYYNTVYVGSTSYIYSDGIYLQPSGSSYTVVAPPIGAIVTYLPDGCTTITADNTLYYNCSGIYYRPLFENGSTVYQVVRF
- a CDS encoding RNA-guided endonuclease InsQ/TnpB family protein: MLVVEAKLKNGTPEQYQKLDEAIRTSQFVRNSCVRYWMDNQGTTRNDLQKLCSVLANNKETPWVNKLNSQARQSAADRAWQSITRFYQNYHANIPEKKGFPRFKKHSRSVEYKLTGYKLSDDRRKIKFTDGFKAGEFDLWCSQKTLVYYSEQQIKRVRVVRRADGYYCQFLIDVERQEYHKPTGQITGIDLGLKEFYTDAQGNTVENPRYLRKSEKRLKKAQRRLSKKFRQGKKQSNNYHKQRIKVAKLHLKVSRQRKDKAIKDALALVQSNDLVVYEALKVRNLVKNRKLAKSISDASWYQFTEWLNYFAKIYQIVCVAVPPHFTSQDCSVCGTRVQKTLSTRTHQCPNCKTVLDRDHNAAINILKKGLKYLGNHLNASTSLGIDTERSRSVNGTVGQTETDPNALGESGLWILNGDIENLSCLVEQGISDSDRSRIPRHSVA